The following coding sequences are from one Osmia bicornis bicornis chromosome 2, iOsmBic2.1, whole genome shotgun sequence window:
- the LOC114876123 gene encoding disks large homolog 5-like isoform X1: MASGASSLDSAGSSDGALNMERDSGSYGSVGSPVGGPECCSDYDGLQAQCDQAMHQLQLLRHKHSDTIRRCEHTMKELEYYRGQHIAVMNQLEATSQESSALRGKYGDLVNDKQRLDREVQALQKEVSDLRCQNQEVLVSDASNSDTMNQHYLSALRKYEAVKDEYDALRKRYDDLISSHSSAVNKLELSQEEAVRLKKQYEEIVQERNSAVRERNGLKQQCTAAIRQWDIALRERNEYREALAKVQQQHEEAVKEINHAMVLRMKASKDMKRLTEERNAALQEYSLIMGERDTVHKEMEKLGDDLTQAYTKITHLENQNKQLIEEKKALSYQIETLRREISSALQDRDEALKQCNELRQKFGDYSEGSKRDYKNHMELHSYNRERDNSNKEAERENNTVDYTKRDKERMDNLDQANLELDKLRKSVDKLQAELEEALQEAEVSKRRRDWAFSERDKIVLERESIRTLCDRLRKERDRAVSELAGALRDSDDIKKQRNEASKELKDLKEKIESGDHALRASQFSQGLTHAHDSTIDTDVSDWEILTIHLDLSRLCLDSDRDLGLTLVGGRDNPYYPNDTGIYVAQITSGSAVDGKLRVNDCIMRVNNVDCTSVSTRVIMETLRTCSVGSATLTVRRRRLTRRSLRTTQLPVGSVPHGISLELGVYISKISPGSLAAKDGNLAVGDRVLNINSKAMEGINSSHEAMTILNDTSTDVLTITTLKGIPLPSATSSETMTIDGSFGTEKQKMVNSCSQTEQERMMLKTASDDYDRRYLATNFGDRSVYKVSKSVSSEKPSGISNAWDNIREKIDIVRGRKHSKDREEKKKRHRNSSTNTFEQEQDAIAELDSVIESYHKKANNGVLKRSKRRGTEKVEKNGGTWPKARGGPLIQNGTGTILHPRKTKERLPLSVLLNPPKYESYNRISNPIPLTNFPNVNNRHTVYKSVEKPLPNFIKAGPLFSQKSFTPVVQFKDIPIDKKPAASEFENTENRLSSTLTPSETSIDFSVKSGNTGKDVEYFSKKRAQKYTPSNESQIDTLQHNRAQSQLYSGAGSSTSSTSGPRQQLTGNFSFPPYTHSHPHPHQQNSLPSRYPSPPSLPSAQSGESIGLPDARSYFEPSYSPGPQTGFGHLHTPSVDLHYHKSRGPPIGTTYDVPPYTHGYEGGTFPRKKENQRFRIPSNPSVTSKSSVGKLSTGSIERTSERGSPMPTFHVEVLSPGTGGGGGTGGTVRGSSSNKRSSMPDYCYSQPRPAPGELRRVHIDKSVEPLGIQISCLESGGVFVSTVSEHSLASQVGLQIGDQLLEVCGINMRSATYQLAANVLRQCGNSITMLVQYSPDKYNELEEGSASSSSSEAGGAEGGSRSGSPTPCNSPEAPRKTTIEPLESSEPERDASSSLSTTRDTTNTLTIMRETSNTLEPPRTIRERDIRNSASLEVRGTQEREREIRASASLDINIRKPELRNSATLENMRNSVTLDSLRGTGNTLTRAQLNQAATTLQRQNATVRSPTQEDQSRKSPPPSEPRYLFIETRKCSNLGISLVGGNGVGIFVHSVQPGCLAEEAGLRTGDRILEYNGVDLRQATAEQAALELARPADKVTLIAQYVPERYNEVKDKPGDSFYVKAMFDRVGEVGDSLQLRFNKDDILYVDNTMFNGTPGHWRAWLVDQTGRRQTCGIIPSKFKVEEELLLRRSLGDLETDTTRRGSTSARRSFFRRKKHQRSSSRDSKELSHLTGVNLGWYSDSGTLNEETLPASYQRVERLDYPALRPVLIIGPLSECVVTKLLQEFPGQFTRCLAEAMHCSQATLEQGLRDSLYVDYRKKGSYFECTTVQAVKDICEKNTHCILDVSIASIERLHRHQIYPIVLLIKFKSTKQIKEVKDSRYPSDKVSAKAAKEMYEQALKLEAEYRHYISAVIPAGVNVAYICTQVKAAVDEEQSKALWVPRGLP, encoded by the exons ATGGCTTCTGGCGCGTCTTCCTTGGATAGTGCTGGAAGTAGTG ATGGAGCACTCAACATGG AAAGAGATAGTGGAAGCTATGGCAGTGTTGGAAGTCCTGTCGGTGGTCCTGAATGTTGTAGTGATTATGACGGTTTGCAAGCTCAGTGTGATCAAGCCATGCATCAGCTTCAACTGCTTAGACATAAACACTCTGATACTATAAGACG GTGTGAACATACTATGAAGGAATTGGAATACTATCGAGGACAACATATAGCAGTCATGAATCAGTTGGAGGCAACGTCACAGGAAAGTTCCGCGTTGCGGGGCAAATATGGAGATCTAGTGAATGATAAGCAACGTCTTGACCGGGAGGTCCAGGCGTTGCAAAAGGAAGTGTCAGATTTAAGATGTCAGAATCAAGAAGTTCTTGTTTCCGATGCTAGTAATAGTGACACAATGAATCAGCACTACTTATCTGCGCTTCGAAAATATGAAGCCGTTAAAGACGAATATGATGCTCTTAGGAAACGGTACGATGATTTAATATCGTCGCATTCGTCGGCCGTTAATAAG tTGGAACTATCACAAGAAGAAGCTGTCAGATTAAAGAAACAGTATGAAGAGATTGTTCAGGAACGTAACAGTGCAGTACGTGAGCGAAATGGCTTGAAACAACAATGTACTGCTGCAATTAGGCAATGGGATATAGCATTGAGGGAAAGGAACGAATATCGTGAAGCCTTAGCTAAAGTACAACAACAGCATGAAGAAGCTGTTAAAGAAATTAACCATGCGATGGTGCTACGCATGAAGGCTAGTAAGGATATGAAACGATTGACAGAGGAAAGAAATGCTGCATTACAAGAGTACAGTTTAATTATGGGTGAACGTGATACAGTACATAAGGAAATGGAAAAACTTGGTGACGATCTCACGCAAGCATACACAAAAATCACACATTTAGAAAATCAGAATAAACAACTTATAGAAGAG AAAAAAGCTTTATCTTATCAAATCGAAACGCTGCGAAGAGAAATTTCATCCGCTCTGCAAGATCGCGATGAAGCGTTAAAACAATGTAACGAGTTACGTCAGAAGTTCGGTGATTATTCTGAAGGTTCGAAAAGAGATTATAAAAATCACATGGAATTACACTCGTATAACCGCGAACGTGATAACTCGAACAAAGAAGCCGAAAGGGAGAATAACACGGTTGATTACACGAAACGTGACAAAGAACGTATGGATAATTTGGATCAGGCAAACTTGGAATTGGACAAACTGAGAAAGTCGGTAGATAAATTACAAGCGGAACTCGAGGAAGCCCTCCAGGAAGCAGAGGTATCGAAACGAAGAAGAGATTGGGCTTTCAGTGAAAGAGATAAAATAGTTTTAGAGAGAGAAAGTATTAGAACTCTGTGCGATAGATTAAGGAAGGAACGTGATCGTGCGGTATCGGAATTAGCCGGTGCTTTACGCGATTCTGATGATATTAAAAAGCAAcgaaacgaagcttcaaaggAATTGAAGGATCTCAAGGAGAAAATAGAATCCGGTGATCATGCGCTAAGGGCGAGTCAATTTTCCCAAGGTTTAACGCATGCTCACGATTCGACGATCGATACCGATGTTAGCGATTGGGAAATTCTTACTATTCACTTGGATCTTAGTAGACTTTGCTTGGATTCGGATCGCGATTTAGGGTTAACATTGGTTGGAGGACGCGACAATCCGTATTATCCGAACGATACTGGAATTTATGTTGCTCAAATAACGTCAGGAAGTGCCGTCGATGGTAAACTTAGAGTGAATGATTGTATTATGCGAGTGAACAACGTGGATTGCACATCGGTGTCCACGCGTGTAATAATGGAAACTTTACGTACCTGTTCGGTGGGATCAGCTACATTAACGGTAAGAAGACGGCGTTTAACCAGACGATCGTTAAGGACAACGCAATTACCTGTTGGTTCTGTTCCTCATGGGATTTCTTTGGAACTCGGAgtgtatatttcaaaaatttctccTGGTAGTCTAGCTGCTAAAGACGGCAATCTTGCTGTAGGGGATAGAGTTTTAAAT atTAATAGTAAAGCAATGGAAGGTATTAATTCCAGTCACGAAGCAATGACAATTTTAAACGATACTAGTACAGATGTACTAACTATTACAACCTTGAAAGGAATACCATTGCCTTCGGCGACCAGTTCTGAAACTATGACCATAGACGGTAGTTTCGGAACGGAGAAACAGAAAATGGTAAACAGTTGTTCGCAAACGGAACAGGAAAGAATGATGTTAAAAACCGCGTCGGACGATTACGACAGGCGATACCTTGCAACGAATTTCGGTGATAGAAGTGTGTATAAAGTTTCAAAGTCGGTTAGCAGTGAAAAGCCAAGCGGGATTAGCAATGCTTGGGACAACATACGAGAGAAAATTGATATCGTACGAGGACGTAAGCATAGTAAGGACCGtgaggagaagaagaagcgaCATCGTAACTCCAGTACAAACACCTTCGAGCAGGAACAGGATGCGATCGCGGAACTGGATTCTGTAATAGAGAGCTATCACAAGAAAGCGAACAACGGTGTATTGAAACGAAGTAAGCGACGCGGAACAGAGAAAGTTGAGAAAAATGGAGGTACGTGGCCGAAAGCTAGAGGTGGGCCTCTGATACAAAATGGTACTGGTACGATTTTGCATCCACGTAAAACGAAAGAAAGGCTGCCCTTAAGTGTACTCCTTAATCCTCCAAAGTATGAAAGTTATAACCGTATATCCAACCCGATTCCCTTGACCAATTTCCCGAATGTTAACAATCGGCATACTGTGTATAAGTCTGTTGAAAAACCATTACCAAATTTCATTAAGGCTGGACCGTTATTTAGTCAAAAATCCTTTACTCCAGTGGTGCAGTTCAAAGATATACCGATAGATAAGAAACCGGCGGCGAGCGAATTCGAGAACACGGAAAATAGACTCAGTTCAACCCTGACACCGTCCGAAACGAGTATCGACTTTTCCGTGAAGTCCGGTAACACGGGAAAGGATGTAGAATATTTCTCGAAGAAGAGAGCCCAAAAGTATACCCCTAGCAACGAGAGCCAAATAGACACGTTGCAGCATAACAGGGCCCAGTCGCAGCTCTATTCAGGGGCCGGTTCCTCGACGTCGTCGACCAGCGGGCCAAGACAGCAATTGACCGGTAACTTTTCATTTCCCCCGTATACGCATTCGCATCCACACCCCCATCAACAGAATTCTTTACCATCGAGATACCCTTCCCCACCGTCTTTGCCGTCCGCACAGTCCGGGGAGTCGATAGGACTTCCCGATGCACGATCATACTTCGAACCATCGTATAGCCCTGGCCCGCAAACAGGATTCGGCCATTTGCACACACCCTCAGTAGATTTGCATTATCACAAATCTCGCGGTCCACCGATCGGCACTACGTACGACGTGCCACCGTACACGCATGGCTACGAAGGTGGAACATTtccgagaaaaaaagagaatcaACGATTTCGAATACCGTCAAATCCTAGTGTTACGTCGAAAAGCAGCGTGGGTAAATTGTCGACCGGCAGTATAGAGAGAACCTCGGAAAGAGGAAGCCCGATGCCAACATTCCACGTGGAAGTACTTAGCCCGGGTACCGGGGGCGGTGGCGGTACCGGAGGAACGGTCCGTGGAAGTAGCAGCAACAAACGGTCCAGCATGCCTGACTATTGTTACTCTCAGCCAAGGCCGGCACCTGGGGAACTTCGTAGAGTTCACATAGACAAATCGGTCGAGCCGTTAGGTATTCAAATTTCTTGCTTAGAGAGCGGTGGTGTATTCGTCTCCACTGTTAGCGAGCACAGTCTAGCTTCCCAGGTCGGTCTACAGATCGGCGATCAGTTGCTCGAGGTCTGTGGCATCAATATGAGGAGTGCTACTTATCAGCTTGCTGCCAACGTGTTGCGTCAGTGCGGTAATTCCATAACGATGCTGGTGCAGTATAGTCCGGACA AATACAACGAATTAGAGGAAGGCTCCGCTTCCTCCAGTTCATCGGAAGCCGGTGGTGCCGAAGGAGGTAGCCGTAGTGGGTCGCCTACACCGTGCAATAGTCCCGAGGCTCCCAGAAAAACAACTATAGAGCCATTGGAAAGCTCGGAACCCGAGCGTGACGCCTCTAGTAGTTTAAGTACAACGCGCGACACTACCAACACCCTGACTATCATGCGTGAAACGTCGAATACCTTGGAACCACCTCGCACCATCCGAGAAAGAGACATCAGAAATTCAGCCTCCTTGGAAGTTAGAGGCACCCAAGAAAGGGAACGAGAGATCAGAGCGTCAGCGTCGTTGGACATCAACATAAGGAAACCAGAGCTCCGTAATTCGGCCACCTTGGAAAATATGCGTAATTCCGTGACTCTTGACTCGTTACGTGGTACCGGGAACACACTGACGCGCGCGCAACTGAATCAAGCAGCGACCACGTTGCAAAGACAAAACGCCACCGTGAGAAGTCCAACTCAGGAAGATCAGAGTCGTAAAAGTCCACCGCCGAGCGAACCGAGATACCTGTTTATTGAAACTAGAAAATGTTCTAATCTGGGCATTTCGTTGGTGGGTGGAAACGGTGTTGGAATATTCGTACACTCCGTGCAACCGGGTTGCCTCGCCGAAGAAGCCGGTCTACGTACCGGCGATAGAATTCTGGAATACAATGGCGTGGATCTCAGGCAAGCAACCGCCGAGCAAGCGGCCCTGGAACTGGCTAGGCCGGCGGACAAAGTAACGCTGATCGCTCAATATGTACCTGAAAGGTATAACGAAGTAAAAGATAAGCCTGGAGACAGTTTCTATGTGAAAGCTATGTTCGATCGGGTAGGTGAAGTTGGGGACAGCCTACAGCTTAGGTTTAATAAAGACGATATTTTGTACGTCGATAATACAATGTTCAATGGTACTCCGGGTCATTGGAGAGCCTGGTTGGTTGATCAGACCGGGAGACGACAGACGTGTGGTATAATTCCAAGTAAATTCAA GGTTGAAGAAGAATTGCTTTTACGACGGTCACTGGGTGATTTGGAAACGGACACAACTAGAAGAGGTAGTACCAGTGCAAGAAGAAGTTTCTTCCGTCGAAAGAAACATCAGCGTTCTTCTAGTAGGGACAGTAAAGAATTGTCACATCTCACGGGGGTGAATTTGGGTTGGTACAGTGATAGCGGGACATTGAACGAGGAAACTTTACCAGCAAGTTATCAACGTGTTGAAAGATTAGATT atCCAGCTTTAAGACCAGTACTAATTATTGGACCTCTGAGCGAATGTGTAGTAACAAAATTATTGCAAGAATTCCCTGGACAGTTTACTAGGTGTCTTGCAGAAGCTATGCATTGTTCCCAGGCGACCCTCGAGCAAGGTTTACGTGACTCTCTTTATGTAGACTACAGAAAAAAAGGAAGCTATTTCGAGTGCACTACGGTACAAGCTGTCAAGGACATTTGCGAGAAG AATACTCATTGTATCTTGGATGTATCCATCGCGTCGATCGAGCGGCTTCATCGGCACCAGATCTATCCTATTGTTTTGTTGATTAAATTTAAGAGTACCAAGCAAATAAAAGAAGTGAAAGATTCGAGATATCCAAGTGATAAAGTAAGTGCCAAGGCTGCCAAGGAAATGTATGAACAGGCATTGAAATTGGAAGCCGAGTATAGGCATTATATTTCTG cTGTAATACCGGCGGGAGTAAATGTTGCTTACATATGCACGCAAGTTAAAGCAGCAGTAGACGAAGAGCAAAGCAAAGCCCTGTGGGTTCCTAGAGGACTTCCCTGA